A genomic window from Scophthalmus maximus strain ysfricsl-2021 chromosome 17, ASM2237912v1, whole genome shotgun sequence includes:
- the LOC118288185 gene encoding ferritin, middle subunit — protein sequence MESQVRQNYNRDCEAAVNRMVNMELFASYTYTSMAFYFSRDDVALPGFSHFFKENSEEEREHADKLLSFQNNRGGRIFLQDVKKPEKDEWGSGLEAMQCALQLEKNVNQALLDLHKLASDHVDPHMCDFLETHYLNEQVEAIKKLGDYISNLTRMDAKNNKMAEYLFDKHSLGGKS from the exons ATGGAGTCCCAAGTGCGTCAGAACTACAACCGCGACTGTGAGGCCGCCGTCAACCGGATGGTAAACATGGAGCTGTTCGCCTCCTACACCTACACTTCGATg GCTTTTTACTTCTCCCGTGACGATGTGGCCCTTCCAGGCTTCTCCCATTTCTTCAAGGAGAACAGTGAGGAAGAGCGCGAGCATGCCGACAAGCTGCTGTCCTTCCAGAACAACAGGGGAGGGCGCATCTTCCTCCAGGACGTCAAG AAACCGGAAAAAGACGAGTGGGGCAGCGGGCTGGAGGCCATGCAGTGCGCTCTGCAGCTGGAGAAGAACGTCAACCAGGCCCTGCTGGATCTGCACAAGCTGGCCTCGGACCACGTAGACCCGCAT ATGTGTGACTTCCTGGAGACCCACTACCTGAATGAGCAGGTGGAGGCCATCAAGAAGCTGGGCGACTACATCTCCAACCTCACCCGCATGGatgccaaaaacaacaagatggccGAGTACCTGTTTGACAAGCACTCCCTTGGGGGCAAAAGCTAA